From the Globicephala melas chromosome 8, mGloMel1.2, whole genome shotgun sequence genome, the window tccaagcttgtactgctcgcCACATgccaggccaataaatcaagagacgaGTTGTTGGGGCAAAGAACAGCGACTTTATTCACAAAACCAGCAGACGGAGAAGGTGGTGGCTCGTGCCCctaagaaccatcttgcctgagttagaaattcaggcttcttttatactaaaaggggagggggtaaaGTCAAACATGTCCTGGTTCCTGTCAGCTTCCAGAGggtatgtgttaatttcttccttcctgcagtcattcacaggtgggcctggtcaggatgtttcccttgagctaaacaaaggtattttagcttaatacTCATTagtgggaggcagggttcccagagacgggccattatgtataatttaagcttataggcaacatccctttagtgattaacttgtaatagaatacaaagtttcttccctattacaggACCTCACCAACACTTTCTCCCACCCATGTGTATGATGAACCCTCCATCTTCCGCCTTCTTGCAAATGGACTGGGGTCCCTACCTTCCAGGCTACCTTTCCCACAGCCAGTCAGGTGGCAATGCAGACTAATGGGGCACATCTGCCACTCCTGTCTGTCCCTAACTCACACCAGGTGTTGTGACATGTGTCCTGGGCCTCAGTCCTGAGTTCAAGAGAGGAGGGAAGCCAAGCCACCCTCTTCCAGTAGTGAAACTGAATTGCCAGTCTGGGAAAACTAGCCCCCTACCCATACTGGAAACCTGCTCAGGCCTAATGCCTCTGGATTTGGCATATCCAGCCAGTCACTGCATGGCCCACATGTGGCCCACTAAGGTGGACCTCCAGCCTTTCTGCTGGGGAGGACTCACCCAGCTTCTATAGAACCCATTCTCCTCAGGTAGCATCCTCCCAGCTCTGTCCTGCTCTTGAGTTCCTCTCCAACATCTTCTTTTAGGGAGAACTTTCCTAGGGAGCTTGCTGCAGGGAGTAGCCCTGGCTCCCCACACATCTCTGGGCTCACCTTTGAGGTCTCCCCAGGTCCACTGTCAGACACCCTATTGTACCAAGACATGCAGAAGACTTGGGGGAAGAAGACATGAATGCTGCTGACCCTAGACTGGGGCAGGCCTGAAGAACAACAGATCTGTTCCAACTTGAAAGGAATTGCGGAAAGGCCGAACAATGGGATTAAGGTCAGAACTGAGTTCCAGAGAGTGGGTTTGTTGCATTAGAATCTAGATTACTGGCATCCTCTGTGCCAGGACCACCTGACTGGggcattgtacatctccatctaCCTACACCCTACTCTATTTACACTCTGGGCTGGCCCAACTCTGGAGTGATGTGAAAGGCAGGCCACCTAGACTGGCCAACTTGGGTACAGGAGTGTGAACTTCTCTCTGTCCCCCATACTTAGGTCCTTCCAGGCACTGATGCCAATGAGTAAAGCAGTGATACACTACACAATTTATTACGCAGCCCTGCCTCTGTGTACTCTTCACTTGATCAACTCCAGTTTTCCCTATAATGCCATTATTATTGGGGAAGGGAAGATACTCCAGCGTAAACCAGACAGAAGTAAATAACTACAGTTCTGACTGAAACTTTGACGTAGGTCTTATACCtgtgaagggaggaagaaaggacgATTGGCTAGCAAGAGCGTCAGATGACAGTGCAACTCCAAGAAAATCTCAGCCATCCCAACAGGGAGCTCCAAAGATTCCTGCCTTGATCGGCCATTGGCTGGCCAGGAGAGCATGGCATAAGCTCAAAAGCTACAGCAGATCCCTGAGATACCATAGCTGGAACATGGTGGCTAAGTACACTCTTCATAGCAGGCTCTGTCTTGGAGGGGCTCTCAGCAGCACATCTCCACGGCAACCACACTTTTGGGTCAAAATTCAACTTCCTGGGGAgctgtatcagttagcttttgctatgtaacaaaccacccTAAAACACAGTGGCTTtgaaaaaataagtatttctcaaaaaaagaaagcaagaaaaacaaagcgtcttccctggcgctccagtggttaagactccatgcttccactgtaggggacacgggttcgatccctggccgggaatattaagatcccacatgctgtgacaCAGCCCatccaccaaaaagaaaaagaaaaagaaaaaataagtatttctcaTGCATTTGAGAGTTGGTTCTGTTGATGCTGATGATCTCAGCTAGATTTGCTTACATGTCCGGTGGCTGTCATCTGATCCAGACTGGCCTCCACTAGAGCAACTAGCTCCAGCTTCCAGGGTCTCTCATCCCCTAGCAGGCTCTGATTCCGGTGTCTCTCACCCTCCAGCAGGCTCTATGAATCAGTTGGTCAGCTTTAGACAAACAgccttttttcttgattaatcgatttttctgtttttcctaaaGCATTTATAATGAGATATATTAGCTATTGCACAGATTCTGCCTTGGCAGGCTCATAAATAACTGGAGGCAATTTTATTACCTAGAAATTGGTAATAAATTTCTACACATCATAAACACATCTTAGAATATCCCAGCATCAACCCTGAGAACTCCCCAACACCATGCATTGGCCATGAATTCTGAATTCCCAGAGTCTACTCCAAAACATAAGTCTAAACTTTGCTTTGCAGCCTCTtatcttttccaaagaaaaaaacataaaaataaaattaatatgatCAGTCCAGCAGAGATTAATCCAATACACAACCAAACAATCCACGAGTCAGTTTTCTTCTCAGATTctgcagagagaaagaagaggagaacaTTAAGAGGAAACCTACTGGCAGGGGCCAAAGAAGACCACACGACTGCTTCTAGGATCTGTGTGGCTGTGTATCATCTTCCCTGTCAGAGATAGAACCGCCAACCCTCTGCCACACGTCTTTGCATCCTCCATCCTATCACTTAACACCTTCACACATCAAACAGCCTGCTTAGCACTTGCCAGAAAAACACCGCAATATCAAACACCACATACAATATACACATACCATGCATACGTCCAAAGCTTCCATACTACTACACTACCCTGTATCACTTGTATACTGCTGTAGACTGAATGTCTATCTCCCctcaaaattcttatgttgaaatcctaatgcccattacaatggtattaggaggtggggctttggggagctttaggtcatgagggtggagccctcatgagtcAGATTAGTGCCTTATAAAGGAGGCCCTCGAGagatccctcaccccttccaccatgtgaggacaccaTGAGAGGTCTGAAACCTGGAAAAGGGCTCTCAGCCATAGTGGCGCACTAATCTcagaattccagcctccagaactgtgaaaaataaagttctgttcTTTATAAGTGACCCAGTCTGTGGCAATTtgttgtattgggttggccaaaacgtgCCTtcgatttttaagtaaaaataaaagacacatttttcattttcaccaagaacttattgaacaacgtattcacccttttgttccactgtcttctgtttttcaggcaacttcataattccaccttcccaaaacttttaatctttttgagcaaagaactgttgcaggtgccttttatagtcttccagggaattgaattttttttccattaagagaattttgtaaagacctaaataaatggaaatccaaaggtgcaatgtctggtgaatacggcagatgaatcagaacttcccagccgagctgtaacagtttttgcctggtcatcaaagaaacacgtGGTGTTACATTATGGATGTAATGGAAGTAATGGATGTAATGGATGTAATGGATGTAATcttcctgatggaagattatgtgttttctgttgactaatcctggatgcttttcgtcaagtactgctttcagttggtctaattgggagcagtacatgttggaattaatcgtttggttttccggaaggagctcataatagaggactcccttccaatcccaccatatacacatcaccttctttggatgaaaacCGGCATTTCGTGTGGCTGGTGGTGGTTCAATTCGCTTGCCTACGATCTCTTCCGTTTCacgttattgtacagtatccagttttcatcgcccgtcacaatttgttttaaaaacagaacatttttgttatgtttaagtagagaatcgcatgcagaaatacggtcaagaaggttttttttgcttaacttatgtgcaacccaaacatcaaagagatgaacataaccaagctggtgcaaatgattttcaacgcttggtttggatattttgagtatgttggctatctcctgcgtggtataatgttgattgttctcaattaatgtcttgatttgatcgctatcaacttcaactggtctacctgaccgtggagcatcgtccagcaagaaatctccagcacgaaacttcgcaaaccactttcgacacgtttgatcagtcacagcaaccttctccatacactgcacaagtcttttttgcatttcggttgtgtttttacttttcttgaaataataaagcataatatgccaaaaatgttgctttttttcttccatcttcaatattaaaatggctacacaaaacttcaccaattttgatgtctttttttaaatgcacactgatatgacagctgtcacgtacaatctaacaaaattgttttgaatgacgttaaagacaactaagtgctagtagagccatcttatggaaaaaaacgaatgaaccttttggccaacccaatagcagCCCATACGGACTAAGACATACATATATCACCCAGACAAATGCCTTATACCATACACACAAAGCATATTTCAATTTCATATTCCCCATGCCCCACACGTATCCCAAACACATCCCTGCACACACCACCCACCCACACAATCCCTAGTCCTTACTTCCAGGAacaatttctctctcccttcaggGCCATCCCAAGCCCCACCTGGCACACCCTGACCACATTTCCCAGGGCCACTGGTTAGCTTCTGCCTTCCTTACCTCCCTCACCTCTAGGCAGATGCATTGGACCAGCAGGACCAGAGCCATGACCCTGGAAGCCAGGTCATCACCACTCTCTACCTATTAGACCATCTGTCCCAGCTTAAGGACCTAATCTGGACTGCTGACTCTGGGGCTGAGCTAAACCAGACCaagctttctctccttccctattGGCCCCCATATTCCCCTAGACTGTGTGGGAACCAAAGTTGATATTATATTCCCCTCAAGAGGAAGAGTTGGGGAAATGTCTAGGGGGCTGCTTACCTATCAGAATCGGGGTGAAGTTGAAACTCTGGCACATGAGTGAGGATACATGCCATACCACACACTGGTAGATGGTCACATTGTCTTCCAGAGAGGGCTTCAGCCTCAAGTCGCTGGTGATATTAAATGTACCATCCTCATTCTTCATGGTGGGGCCAGTGATAACGTCCTCAGAAATCTCCTGGAACTGGGGATCCTTCTGGGTCCACCTTTTCCATGTTATGTTAATATACTCTGGGTAGAATCCACTTGACTTACACAAAATATGTCTGTCTTCATTATCTTTCACCACGGCTCGCTCCAGAAACAAGCTACTGACTGGGTGAGCTGCCAGGGGAGAGAAATCATGCCTTGAGGGTGGGTAGGGACTTGCTTATTATTAGCCCAATGTCAGACCCATGGCAAGCCTTCAGGAAAGGTGAGTCAACTGAATGGTATTCTGCCTAGGCTAAATGATCTGGGTACGCTGGTTCCAGTGCTGGCAGGGTGCCGATATGCTGTGACCCCGAAACTCACAGCAATTTTATAAAGCAGAGTTTCTTAAGCCCCTCTGTGTCATAGACACGGTTGAGAATCTGAGGAAAGCCTTGGAACAGTGTTGTGGCAGAGACTGCTACTTGCTGCGAATCTCTATTCTTCAAAGACACCTCCAAGTTAAAGCTACTTCTCCCACCTTTCTCTGCAGCTGGGTGTAGGCATGTGAACTAAGGGTCTGGAAGTTTGGATGTATTCAGAAGTAGTGAGAGCAACTTCTAAGAAGTCTCCTGAAATAACAAGGGTATCTTAAAGAAAAGGACAGTGTCTCTCCCCCTCCACTTCTTCCTTCTTGCAGAATGGCTGCAATACCATGTCATGGCTGGAGATGGAGAAGACATTTCCAAGCACAAGGTGGAAATGCAGGTTGAGGATGGCAAAGTGATGACATAAAAGGATCCTGGGTCCTAGATGATCACAGAACTGCCACACATGCCCTGGGTTAGCTACAGTtttgtgaaaggaaaataaactacCTTCTTAAAAGCACTATTGACTTCTCGCTTCCCTCTGACATGTAAAGACCTAAAGTCATCACTTCTATCCTCATAACAGGAAAAAAAGCTGAGCTGAACAAACTGTAAATCCACAGCTTTTCTTAGATCCTTCAGAGAATTGAGGTGACAGGGCAAACCACCACCCTGAAAAAAGACAGGCAGATTGAGAGAATCACAGCCGAGATCATAAAACCTTAAGCAGAAGGTACTGGAGTAATAAACTGGTCGACACACTTAAGCAGTAACTCTGACAAATTGCTAAAGGATAAGTGTGGACTAGATTGAGAATAAAAAACTCCTAAAGGCCCAGTCTTAGGGGGGGGTCACAACACTTTCATGAGTTTTACCTCCCAGAATCCCACCACGCTCTCACTGTGAAGATCCAAGAAAAATTCCCTCCTATTTTGAGCAATGGGGAGAGGAAAagttaactatttaaaaatatacccaGTGCATTCTCCATAATAAAGGATGCTCTCAAGGGAAAAGACTTTGCCAGAGTCTTGCCTGACCTGGGATAGTGATGATTAGCCAACTCCAGCCCCCTCTAGCCTTCCCGCCTCACCTAGAAACACTTCTGAAGGTGAGACAGCCTAGGGGTTCAGGCAACTCAAAAGAATGAGATTTAACCATACGAGTATAGACTGCTTCTCCTCCACAACACCTTACCACTACATCAACAGAGTTCCAGAATGGTAACAGATTACAACTGAGAGAGCTGTTAAACACAGGCTCTGTTTAAGGTGTTCATAGGGAAATTCAAACAAAACAAGGAAGGGGGAAAACTCTGGCACCTACAGGTACAGCATTAACACTAAACACAGCCTAACGCCTAGCCAAAGCAACATAGACTCTCACACCAAAAGCCTATTCACCTCAGTTCTTACTACCTGATACATAATATctggttttcaacaaaaaattacaaggcatgctGAAAAGTATGAAAAGACAAAGCAAGCCTCAGAACAAGACTCTCGTATGACACAGATTTTAGAATTATCAGATAGAGAATTctaaataatgattaaaatgttAAGAGCACTAATGGAAAAAGCAGACAATATGCAAGAACAAATGGATAATGTAAATAGACAGATGGAAActttaagaaagaatcaaaaggaaatgctagaaatcaaaaacattataaaagaaatgaagaatgcctctgATGGGCTCATCAGTAAACTTCACAGTGCCAAGGAAAGAATTAGCTAGCTTAAAaatgtcaatagaaacttcccaaactgaaatgcaaagagaaaaaagaatggggaaaaaaccAGAAgggaacagaatatccaagaactgtgaGATGACAGCAAAAGGTAACATATGTAATAGGaataccagaagaagaaaagagaaaggagcagaagaaacattttgaaaaataatggctgagaattttccaaaattaatgacagacaccaaagcacagatccaggaagctcagacaaCACCGAgcagaaaaataccaaaaaaagaaaaaaaaaaaaatttatacctAGGTATACCATattcaaaatgcaaaaaaacaaagagaaaatcttgaaagaagccagaggaaaaaaataacttaccTATAGAGGAACAATGATAAGGATGACATGGGACTTCTTAaatgcaagaaagaagagagtggagtgaaatatttaaagtattcgaagaaagaaaaccccacaaaTCTAGACTCCTATATCCAGAAGAATTACCCTTCAAAAATGAAGTATACTTTCTCAgacaaaaactgaggaaatctgtCACCAGAAGACCTGCTTTGCTacatgttaaaagaagttcttcagagagatggagaatgatataggtcagaaacgagaatctacaaaaagaaaggaagagtgtcagagaaggaataaatgaaggcaaaataaaacatttatttttcttatgcttAACTGATCTAACAGATCATTGTgttcattcaaaataataatagcaacaatgtacTGGGTGGTTATAGCATATGAAAAAGTTAAATGAATGACAGTAATGTTATAAGAGATGGGAGAGAAGAACTGGAAATACTCTGTTATTAAGGACCTGTACTACCCATGGAGCAATACAGTGTTATTTGAAAGCAGACTTAAATTAGTTGTAAATGTACACTGCAAACTCTAGGACAacgattaaaataaattttaaataagtataattgatatacagagaaaagagagaaaatggtatcatataaaatattcaattaaaaccagagaaggggggcttccctggtggtgcagtggttgagagtctgcctgctgatgcaagcgacacgggttcgtgccccggtccaggaagatctcacatgccgcggagcagctaggcctgtgagccatggccgctgagtctgcgcgtccagagcctgtgctctgcaacgggagaggccacaacagtaagaggcccgcgtactgcaaaagaacaaaaaaaaaacaaaacagagaaggcATAAAAAGAGGtggaaagttaaattaaaaaatttaaaaaacaaagggcACCAAATAGAAAACAGATACAAACACAATACATATCAGTCCAACTATATACGCAATCACTTTAAATGAATGGTCTAACTACATCAactaaaagacagagactgtcaTAGCGgataaaaaaaagactcaaacaCGTGctttctacaagaaacccactttaaatatgagGACCCAAATAGAGTAAAAGTAAAAGGAttgagaaagatataccatactaATACTAACCCAAAGAGAACTAACCCAAAGAGAACCCAAAGAGAACTAATACTAACCCAAAAAGAACATTATTAATGAATAATCaattcatcaattataacaaatataccatAAATACAAGACGATACTAATGGGGCAAGTGGGGTGTGGAGGCAAGAGTAATATGGGAACTCGGTACTAACTTTCCAAtttctctgtaaatctaaaactcttctaaaaaataaagtgtatctaatttttgggaaaaaaaccccTTTTATTTTAGGCTTTCTGTCAGTTGCAGAGGAAATGAATTCTAATATACATCCCCATTACCAAAATTAATATGTACAAAACATTCAAAGTCTTAAGTACAATTATGGAGGGCTCACAGACACTGCCCTTCAGTTACAGGCTGAATTGTAtgccccccccaaattcatatgttgaagtcctaatccccagtccTAGTCCCTCAGACTGTGACTATATTTGAAGGTAGGGTTTTCATTGAGGTTGGtaagttaaatgagatcattaggTTGAatcctaatctaatatgactgatgtctgtataagaagaggagattaggatacACAAATACAGAGGGAAGAGGGGGTGAAGACACAGGCAGAAGACAagcacctacaagccaaggagagaggcctctgaagaaaccaaccctgctgccACCTTGATCTCATCTagactccagaattgtgagaaaataaatttctgttgtttaagccacccagtcggtggtgttttgttatggcagccccaagCTCATCCACAGAGTATCTGACCTATTTATAATAGAAGAAAGTGGAGCTCAAAAACGTGTTTAGGGAAAAGTGTTGTTATAAATCTTGACTGAGCACCTACCTCACAACAGCACTGGCTGAGCATTTTCCTACATGATGTTGTGTAATCCTCAGAACACTATGAGGCAGGTATGACTTATTGCCTCATTTTGCACATGGAAAATTCATTTGCACATGGGAAAATTCACGTGTAAAGATGTTAAATGGCTGACCCAATCACTCAGTTTGGAAGCAACAAAGTTAGATAGAATAGGATTCAGATCCATGGAACCAGAGTGcaatctctctccttccccagctaCCTTTCAGAGGTACCTCTTCAGTGAAGACTAACTGTCCACACACTAAGGAAATTATATAATTACTTTGACTATCTTTTACTGCGAACTTAAAATGGGCCAAACACTATTCTAAGCATCCTCCTTGCATTTTTCATAGCCTCTTCACTACAGTCAATCCTCTTAGAAAAGTATTATTACATTTGTTTAGAGGGAAGGGCATTGAGATTCAGCATGAttaataacttgtccaaagttgTCTAGAAGTCCATGGAAgcccaggactcaaacccatgtctatGTGACTCCTAGGCCCATGCTCTGCTCCACTTGGCCCATCTACATCTCCACCCCAAGCCCCATCACCATGGGAATCACAGGGCACTGCCCTCAGGCACTCACCTACAACTTCCAGCCAGACTCTCCCCTGTGCCTTCTGAGGAGTGACCACCAACTCACATCGGTACTCTCCTGCTTCCCACAGTTGGACCCCAGGCAGCTGCAGTGAGGCATCCCCCCTCTTCAGCCTCCATGGAGACACGTTGGCTCCAGGTCGGAATGCCACTTTGTGGTCTCCAAAAAATTCAAACAGTTTGATCTCTATTTCAGAAAACTGAGCCTTCCGAAACCAGGTGATACCCATACTGTTGATGTCCAGGTGTGGGAAACCAGGGATCTTGCAAAAGATAGTCGCATTTTCATTCAGGAAAACCATCTGAGTCCTTCCTGCCATCTCCACTTCCAGAAAACCTGGGGCAATATGAGAACTGTGTTATAGAAGACCCTTGGAAGAAACATAGGCCTGGGGCTCTAAAACACTGCCATATAATTGGAAACAACTTCCCTTTTTGTGGGGACGGGGGGAGGGGTCTTCAGATACAAAGGCCCTTAGTTTA encodes:
- the NCR3LG1 gene encoding natural cytotoxicity triggering receptor 3 ligand 1 isoform X2; its protein translation is MSRHPLLRTCPLLRGRKQLRESLRMQVPGGCGHGAEGGRPNGVGLRAVFPVLVLILGLTLLTAGFLEVEMAGRTQMVFLNENATIFCKIPGFPHLDINSMGITWFRKAQFSEIEIKLFEFFGDHKVAFRPGANVSPWRLKRGDASLQLPGVQLWEAGEYRCELVVTPQKAQGRVWLEVVAHPVSSLFLERAVVKDNEDRHILCKSSGFYPEYINITWKRWTQKDPQFQEISEDVITGPTMKNEDGTFNITSDLRLKPSLEDNVTIYQCVVWHVSSLMCQSFNFTPILIGKTEKSINQEKRLFV
- the NCR3LG1 gene encoding natural cytotoxicity triggering receptor 3 ligand 1 isoform X1 — encoded protein: MSRHPLLRTCPLLRGRKQLRESLRMQVPGGCGHGAEGGRPNGVGLRAVFPVLVLILGLTLLTAGFLEVEMAGRTQMVFLNENATIFCKIPGFPHLDINSMGITWFRKAQFSEIEIKLFEFFGDHKVAFRPGANVSPWRLKRGDASLQLPGVQLWEAGEYRCELVVTPQKAQGRVWLEVVAHPVSSLFLERAVVKDNEDRHILCKSSGFYPEYINITWKRWTQKDPQFQEISEDVITGPTMKNEDGTFNITSDLRLKPSLEDNVTIYQCVVWHVSSLMCQSFNFTPILIESEKKTDSWIVWLCIGLISAGLIILILFLCFFLWKR